ATCCCTGAAATCCCTGCCCGGTTTCATCATGGGTTCTCCCAGCTGTCAGGCAAGACTGTCCTTCGCATCGGGTGCGCAGTCCGGTTTGCGCCCACCTGGCAGAGGGATCTTGCATGACAGACAACACAGACCACGGCACCTCCTACGGCCCGGCAGCGCCGCAGCAACCTGCACCGACAAGGGTCATGGCGTTCCTGGGCTCTCCTGCGGTGAAATTCATCCTGATAGGACTGCTCTCCTTCCTGCTGCTCGTTCCCAGCATTTTTGTCTGGGTGCTCGTGGAGGAACGCGCGCATCGGGCGAAGGACGTCGCCCGCGAGATTGCCCGCTCGTGGGGTGGAACCCAGGAAATCAACGGCCCCTACCTGGTGATCCCTTTCACAGAAACCTACACGACAGGCTCGGGCGAAGACTTTGAGACCAAGACTGTCCGCAGGACGGCGGTGCTGTTTCCCGAGCGGCTGACGGTGGGTGGTGATATCGCGGTCGAGGAACGGAAGAAGTCCATCTATACGCTTCCCGTCTACAATGCACGGCTCGACCTCGACGGTACGTTCGCTGCACCTCCCGACGACATGTTCGAACCGAAGCACGGCGGTACGATCGATGTCGCGGCCGACAAGGCCGTTGTCGTTGTCGGCATCCGGGATGTCCGGGCGCTCAGGAGCGAGGTCGCGCTTGCCCTGGCCGGAACGGGAGCCGTCCCCTTCGAACCGGGTCTCGGGCCCCTGGCACGTACGGACCGCGATCCCCGCCGCTCATCCGGCCCATCCGGGATCAATGCAGCCGTGTCTCCCCAGGCCTGGCAGAACGGCTTTTCCTTCGACGTGAAACTGCAGCTCAACGGCTCGACGGCGATCTATGTCGCTCCGGCCGGCCAGACTACGAAAGTCGCCGTTCAATCGGATTGGGCGCATCCCGGATTCACTGGTGCCTTCCTGCCGGAAACGCGGACGATCACCAGCTCGGGTTTCGACGCCGCCTGGACAATTCCCTATCTTGCGCGCGGCATCCCGAAGGTCATGGAAACGAGCCATCTGCCGCTCCAGGACAAGCTCTTGGGCGTGAAGTTCGTCGAACCGGTGAACTTCTATCAGACGATCTCGAGATCCCTGAAATACGCGATCGGCTTCATAAGCCTGACCTTTCTGGCGGTCTTCGTCCTGGAGATGCGTTCCGGCTGGCGGTTCCACTGGATCCAGTATGCGCTCGTCGGCCTTGCCCTGATCGTCTTCTACGTGATGCTGCTGGCCTTCGCCGAACACGTCGGCTATGCGCCGGCCTACCTGATTGCGGCCGGCGCGGCGACCCTGCTGAACGCGGTCTACATCGGGACATCGCTCAAAAGCAGGCTGGCCGGTCTGGTGATGCTGGCGGTGCTCGGAAGTATCTTTGCCGTTCTGTTCGCCCTTATGCAGGAGCAGGATTACGCGCTACTGATCGGCTCCGTCATCGCCTTTGTCGCCCTGTCCATCACGATGTTCGTGACCCAGAGGATCGACTGGTCGGGGCAGAACAGGCCGGATACGGAGCCGGCCGGAGCAGCGGTCTGACCGGCGTCGACCGGGCCATCCGGCCGCCGGACGTCGTTAACCTCTCCCGTCGGGAGAGGTCGGCGCGAAAGCGCCGGGTGAGGGGACGAACCCGGTGAGGCACGCGAACGTCTGATCCCTCACCCTGACCCTCTCCTACCGGGAGAGGGGACGTTCGCTTCGGCTCGCGCGTACCAGCTCTGCGCGCCTTTCCAGGATCGGGCTTTGCCCTTCCCCGAGCTTCTGTCCAATGCCAAGGCGGGACACGGACTTGTTTCCAAGACTGTCGTCCCGGTTTGCCGCGCGAGCGGCAAGACCGGGAACCGGTACGCCGTGTGGCTGAAGTCAAAGGAAGGGGGCGAAACAAAGGGTACTGGTGCCCTGCCTTCCGCCGCGCTTCAGCAGGGATGACAAGTTTGTATATGCGCGCTCGCCCTACGGGACCCATTTTGCATGAAGAAGTTGAATTTGCCCGTTTCAGGGACACGAAACTCACCCATCCCTTGCTCTTGAATTTTATTTGTTCTACCTTTGTTCTAGTTTCAGTGAAGAGTTGGAGGCGCGTATGCACAAGAGCCGATTGGGAGATCTGGTCATCGACTGTGAGGGTGGCGACATTGACGAGCACGCCGCGTTCTGGGCGCAGGCACTCGGGCGTACCCTTGAAGTCGAACCGAAAAACCCGCGCTACCGGAGGCTGTTCGGCAAGGACGGAGAGATCGGCATTCTGCTGCAGGCGGTCGAGCATCCCGCGCGCGTTCATCTGGATATCGAAACCGACAATCCGCAAGCCGAAGTTGCCCGTCTGGAAAAACTCGGCGCGAAGATCGTCAGGCGCTTCGACAGCTGGGTGGTGATGGAAGCGGCGAGCGGCCACAGGTTCTGCGTGGTCAGTCCGCAATCGCCCGGCTTCGAGGAAAAAGCGACAGCCTGGAACGACTGACCCGGTTCAACTGGTTCGATTCACTAGCGCCTTGAGGAGACGCGCATTCCCCTCAAGGATGCCGCTTGCGACGGCTCTGGCTTCAAGAGCGCACGGCTGGTCTCCGATCGGGTTGAGAAAGTAAACGGGCTTTCGCAAAGCGTGTGCGCACGCGGCCTCCATGAGAGCGTTCGCACCGATATAACCGCCGACATCGTGTTTGGCATAGTTGGCGATCAGGACGAGGTCGCAGTCTCGAATGACGTCGAAATAGTCATTGAGGAAAGTTTGCTTGCGCGATACGGCTTCCGTCTCTGAAAGCGTGTTCCAGTCGAGGCCACTTTCTTCGCGTGCCGGTGTTGTGGCGATGAACCCGTCTTGGCGCAGTGTTGCCGCGAGCCGCTCAATCTCGTCGATCGCAGACATCGAGCCGCAGATGACGACACGGAGAAGGGTGTCTGAAGCATTGGCAGAAGGGGGAACGGTCACGGTCATCTCACGGCGTTGTGCGGGGGTGCGAACGGAGTTGAGTTGCCTCGGCAAGAGAATGCGTTACCTCTATCTGCAATCGATGGAGGATCCAACATGAAGCGTTTGTTGCGGCAGACTTTCCTTGCTGTACTTTTCGGCGTCGCCCCCGTTGCCACGGCACAGGCCGAAACGGCCATCTTTGCCGGCGGCTGTTTCTGGTGCGTGGAATCGGACCTTGAAAAGCTGCCGGGTGTCCGGGACGTCAAGTCCGGCTATGCAGGCGGCAAGAGCCAGAACCCCACCTACAAGAACTACGAACGCGGCGGACACCGCGAAGTGGTTCAGGTGGATTTCGATGAAAACCGGATCAGCTATCAGGACCTTGTCCGCATCTTCCTGCGCACGGTCGATGTGACCGACCCGGGCGGTCAGTTCTGCGATCGCGGCTATGGCTATTCGACCGCAATTCATCCGCTGGACGACAAGCAGGCCAAGGCCGCGAAGGCGGAAATCGCCAAGGCCAACAAGGTTCTTGGCGGCCGGGTCGTGACACCGGTCGAAGGTGCAGCGGTCTTCTGGCCTGCCGAGGATTATCACCAGGCCTACTACAAGAGCAATGCGCGCACGCTGACCCGTTTCGGCTATGTGACGCGCGCGGAAGCCTACAAGGGCTACCGGAAAGCCTGCGGCCGCGATGCCAGGGTAAAATCCGTATGGGGTGCCGAGGCCTACAAGGGACTGCCCAAGGCCGGTTCCTGACGGGGGATCTGACCGGCGGCCCGGTTCAGCATCGGGTTGCCGTCAAACACCGGCCTCGAAGGCTTCGACAAGCTCCAGAAACGTCTCGCCGTATTTTTCCAGCTTGGACTGGCCGACGCCGGAAACGCTCAGCAGCGCATCGGGCGTGACAGGCCGGGCGGACGCGATGCCGGCCAGAGTGGCATCGGGAAAGACCACGTAGGGCGGGACATTCTGGTCGCGTGCAATCTGGGTTCTGAGGCGCCGCAGGCGCTGGAAGAGCAGCTTGTCTTCCTCGTCCAGTTCGTCGGCGACCGACCCCGTTCGCGAGGAGCGCGTCTGTTTCAGACCCGCGGCGTTCCGGTCTTTTCGCAGTGAAATCGTCTCGTCGCCGCGCAGAACCGGACGGGCCGCTTCGCTCAGGACGAGCGCCCCGAACTGCG
This region of uncultured Roseibium sp. genomic DNA includes:
- a CDS encoding VOC family protein, whose translation is MHKSRLGDLVIDCEGGDIDEHAAFWAQALGRTLEVEPKNPRYRRLFGKDGEIGILLQAVEHPARVHLDIETDNPQAEVARLEKLGAKIVRRFDSWVVMEAASGHRFCVVSPQSPGFEEKATAWND
- the creD gene encoding cell envelope integrity protein CreD, producing the protein MTDNTDHGTSYGPAAPQQPAPTRVMAFLGSPAVKFILIGLLSFLLLVPSIFVWVLVEERAHRAKDVAREIARSWGGTQEINGPYLVIPFTETYTTGSGEDFETKTVRRTAVLFPERLTVGGDIAVEERKKSIYTLPVYNARLDLDGTFAAPPDDMFEPKHGGTIDVAADKAVVVVGIRDVRALRSEVALALAGTGAVPFEPGLGPLARTDRDPRRSSGPSGINAAVSPQAWQNGFSFDVKLQLNGSTAIYVAPAGQTTKVAVQSDWAHPGFTGAFLPETRTITSSGFDAAWTIPYLARGIPKVMETSHLPLQDKLLGVKFVEPVNFYQTISRSLKYAIGFISLTFLAVFVLEMRSGWRFHWIQYALVGLALIVFYVMLLAFAEHVGYAPAYLIAAGAATLLNAVYIGTSLKSRLAGLVMLAVLGSIFAVLFALMQEQDYALLIGSVIAFVALSITMFVTQRIDWSGQNRPDTEPAGAAV
- the msrA gene encoding peptide-methionine (S)-S-oxide reductase MsrA translates to MKRLLRQTFLAVLFGVAPVATAQAETAIFAGGCFWCVESDLEKLPGVRDVKSGYAGGKSQNPTYKNYERGGHREVVQVDFDENRISYQDLVRIFLRTVDVTDPGGQFCDRGYGYSTAIHPLDDKQAKAAKAEIAKANKVLGGRVVTPVEGAAVFWPAEDYHQAYYKSNARTLTRFGYVTRAEAYKGYRKACGRDARVKSVWGAEAYKGLPKAGS